The Thalassotalea nanhaiensis genome has a window encoding:
- a CDS encoding DUF4238 domain-containing protein: protein MTARHHHYLSQCYLKGFTKGQTKKSKLSVIDFKQKKSFETKPRNVGGIRDFNRIDLEGVDQNAIETELSKFEGHAATALNRLKNSLDFSGETKDLVLNLIALIAIRSPERREHMRKFHAQLADVIMGMTLDSKERWESQVGQLKKTDPSYKNEVTYDQAKEFFDKKQYEIEVARERHIQIEMVQIDAILPLLHGRKWLLLVANEKTGPFITTDQPVNLSWKNPDEVPSPYRSSPGFGLKSTEVYFPISQNLALLGEFDGREGVVEAPKHLVAVFNTKMLYNFYSQLYSPKIDFTFFGKDDDLMSGKLLLKEFST from the coding sequence ATGACCGCTAGACATCACCATTACCTTTCACAGTGTTATTTGAAAGGTTTCACCAAAGGGCAAACCAAAAAATCTAAACTTTCGGTGATTGACTTTAAACAAAAAAAATCTTTTGAAACAAAACCAAGAAATGTAGGTGGTATCAGAGATTTCAATAGAATTGATCTTGAAGGGGTTGACCAAAACGCTATTGAAACTGAATTGTCAAAATTTGAGGGGCATGCAGCAACAGCTTTAAATCGTCTTAAAAATTCTCTAGATTTTTCTGGCGAAACTAAAGATTTAGTACTTAATTTGATTGCATTAATTGCCATTCGCTCTCCTGAACGGCGTGAGCACATGAGAAAATTTCATGCTCAGCTTGCTGATGTAATCATGGGTATGACATTAGACAGTAAAGAAAGGTGGGAATCTCAAGTTGGGCAATTGAAAAAAACTGATCCTTCATATAAAAATGAAGTTACTTACGATCAAGCTAAAGAGTTTTTTGATAAAAAGCAATACGAAATCGAAGTCGCTAGAGAACGGCACATACAAATAGAAATGGTACAAATTGATGCCATATTACCACTCCTACATGGTCGCAAATGGTTATTACTTGTTGCTAATGAAAAAACTGGACCATTTATAACTACTGATCAACCCGTTAACCTTTCTTGGAAAAATCCTGATGAAGTTCCTTCACCCTATAGAAGTAGTCCGGGTTTTGGTTTAAAAAGTACTGAAGTATATTTTCCTATTTCTCAAAACTTAGCATTACTTGGAGAGTTTGATGGTAGAGAAGGTGTAGTTGAAGCTCCCAAACATCTAGTTGCAGTATTTAATACTAAAATGCTGTATAACTTTTATTCACAATTGTACTCACCAAAAATTGATTTTACGTTTTTTGGTAAAGATGATGACTTAATGAGCGGTAAATTACTGCTTAAAGAATTCAGTACCTAA
- a CDS encoding DUF2589 domain-containing protein has product MATKSLDDLVEAITGAVVHARELLEAQHVDVMHRFFKDSNGDGKLEALTQTIQIPNTHTESKDDYVEVEVPLFSLVPLNSLKLDEVEIAFDANISSLEDSDKSLAPGLFGLLKSRNVKEDESRGRRKRMHLDMAGNGLLGNKKNNTNIKITLKGTDPPEGLIRVNNHVLKQIP; this is encoded by the coding sequence ATGGCAACAAAATCTCTTGATGATTTAGTTGAAGCAATTACCGGAGCAGTCGTGCATGCAAGAGAGCTTTTAGAGGCTCAGCACGTTGATGTTATGCACCGCTTTTTCAAAGATAGCAATGGTGATGGTAAGCTTGAGGCCTTAACTCAGACAATTCAAATTCCTAATACCCATACTGAATCGAAAGATGATTATGTTGAAGTAGAGGTCCCCCTTTTCTCCCTTGTTCCCCTTAATTCGCTTAAACTTGATGAAGTAGAAATTGCGTTTGATGCAAATATATCTTCACTTGAAGACAGTGATAAGTCTTTGGCTCCAGGGCTTTTCGGTTTGTTAAAGTCTAGGAATGTTAAAGAAGATGAAAGCCGAGGGAGGCGCAAGCGTATGCACCTGGATATGGCTGGTAACGGTTTGTTGGGGAATAAAAAAAATAATACAAATATTAAAATTACTCTCAAAGGTACAGATCCTCCAGAAGGACTGATAAGAGTAAATAATCATGTACTTAAACAAATTCCATAA
- a CDS encoding DUF2589 domain-containing protein, translating to MAGVAEQFRGLPMEALIGGPLMAACKAQYHLATVMVEFITTIGFTGKPEKQVARTLNFDLTRPVDDGTTPLQTQTITINAPLLGLVPIPALLIESVTVDFTMEVKSSTQDTAKSSSSLDASASGGFFGVSFSVKGSVATSRENTRSTDNSAKYNVNVIARQQQPQEGMSKMMDLLASAVDPIAVNSGS from the coding sequence ATGGCAGGAGTAGCAGAGCAATTTCGAGGACTGCCAATGGAGGCCTTAATAGGTGGTCCATTGATGGCGGCGTGTAAGGCACAGTATCATTTAGCCACTGTTATGGTGGAGTTTATCACGACGATTGGTTTTACCGGTAAACCAGAAAAACAGGTAGCACGAACGTTAAATTTTGATCTTACGCGCCCTGTGGATGACGGCACTACACCGCTTCAAACACAGACAATTACAATAAATGCACCTTTACTGGGGCTGGTGCCAATTCCTGCATTATTAATAGAATCCGTGACTGTTGATTTTACGATGGAGGTAAAGTCTTCAACGCAAGATACAGCTAAATCTTCGTCGAGTCTTGATGCATCTGCTTCAGGTGGTTTTTTTGGTGTAAGTTTCAGTGTTAAAGGCAGTGTTGCAACCAGTCGTGAAAATACACGTTCTACAGATAATTCAGCAAAATATAATGTTAATGTCATTGCACGACAACAACAGCCTCAAGAGGGGATGAGTAAAATGATGGATCTACTTGCAAGTGCTGTAGACCCTATTGCAGTCAATAGTGGTTCATAG
- a CDS encoding tetratricopeptide repeat protein, with translation MAEDSNLSQKFYEQALILDQEHKGCEEARELFIKAGKSKHVEALYMLGVLSAESDSEDGYEDAYDWWLKAARRGHIGSCYNLGICHANGAGAELDITLAVRWFEKAAEKGHVNAQFSLARELYSGNGIPRDFVKAFNWMLKAAMAGHVNAMADVALMYTMGQGIDKPDKINGYVWALNAQEHKHDGATNILKAIEKTFKMTERDKRSARDYLKSLK, from the coding sequence TTGGCTGAAGATTCTAATTTATCACAAAAGTTTTATGAACAAGCATTGATACTTGATCAGGAACATAAAGGCTGTGAAGAAGCTCGTGAATTGTTCATCAAAGCAGGAAAGAGCAAACACGTTGAGGCACTTTATATGCTGGGGGTATTGTCTGCAGAGTCAGATAGCGAAGATGGATATGAAGACGCCTATGATTGGTGGCTAAAAGCTGCTAGGAGGGGGCATATCGGCTCTTGTTATAATCTTGGTATATGTCATGCGAATGGTGCGGGCGCAGAGTTGGATATTACTTTAGCAGTACGGTGGTTTGAAAAAGCAGCGGAAAAAGGGCATGTAAACGCCCAATTTTCCTTAGCTAGGGAGCTTTACTCTGGTAATGGAATCCCCCGTGATTTTGTTAAAGCCTTTAATTGGATGCTGAAAGCGGCTATGGCTGGTCATGTGAATGCGATGGCTGATGTAGCGCTAATGTACACCATGGGACAGGGCATTGATAAACCGGACAAAATAAATGGTTATGTTTGGGCCCTAAACGCTCAGGAGCATAAACATGATGGAGCCACTAATATTTTAAAAGCTATAGAAAAAACGTTTAAAATGACTGAGCGTGACAAGAGGTCTGCTAGAGATTATCTGAAATCATTAAAGTGA
- a CDS encoding YbbN family protein: MDVQLLVTQTDFCIPNLECELQNVGVNYHIDYVESNPELVNQYNIKHSPNIFVDGKLVFRHQPTINELQDYFGS; encoded by the coding sequence ATGGACGTTCAGCTTTTAGTTACCCAAACTGATTTTTGTATTCCAAATCTTGAATGTGAATTGCAAAATGTTGGTGTCAATTATCATATCGATTATGTAGAATCTAACCCCGAACTGGTAAACCAATACAACATCAAACATTCCCCAAATATATTTGTAGATGGCAAGCTGGTTTTTAGACACCAACCAACAATAAATGAACTGCAAGATTACTTTGGCAGTTAA
- a CDS encoding DUF3015 domain-containing protein: MKKILISAVLLTASSSAMAVAPGGPNCGWGNMLFEGQTGTASHVVASFTNGSTFNNTFGMTFGTNGCSTQGSLTYGGKEMIDVSLIMDEFTEDVARGDGEAITAVAVSIGVEEQDRANFKRSMHDNFDKMFPSEDVTTEHVVQTMFEVMESDEQLAKYTVAE, encoded by the coding sequence ATGAAAAAGATTTTAATTTCAGCAGTACTTTTAACTGCTTCTTCTTCAGCTATGGCTGTTGCTCCAGGTGGTCCTAATTGTGGTTGGGGCAATATGTTATTTGAAGGTCAAACAGGTACAGCATCGCATGTTGTCGCTTCATTTACTAATGGCTCAACATTTAACAATACCTTTGGTATGACTTTCGGTACAAACGGTTGTTCTACCCAAGGTTCTTTAACGTATGGTGGTAAAGAAATGATCGACGTTAGTTTGATCATGGATGAGTTTACCGAAGATGTTGCTCGTGGTGATGGTGAAGCGATTACTGCAGTAGCCGTATCTATTGGCGTTGAAGAGCAAGACCGTGCAAACTTTAAACGTTCAATGCATGACAACTTTGACAAAATGTTTCCATCAGAAGACGTAACGACCGAGCATGTAGTGCAAACTATGTTCGAAGTTATGGAAAGTGATGAGCAATTGGCAAAATATACTGTTGCTGAATAA
- a CDS encoding Lnb N-terminal periplasmic domain-containing protein, translating to MRNPLIILAFLSCLIFQSHAEVKQSNTQLTVEQRQLAFDDYWLTLLYYQKSDYTDSYESFVDDDRFFFAIGGKFNPDAELQANIDTFIEKPEFQCTFPARKKWLDKHLPSIAAHFPQVECKKYNEWRKKLNTESVVLVYAASQLNSPSSMYGHTFIRFDPYDVEKHSTYLSHAINFGATVPENASNFSYALRGLAGGYPGRFATNPYFEKIKEYNRAENRDLWEYKLNLTAEEVDRMLTHVWELQGINFDYYFFDENCSFRLLELIDVAKPGSKLVDQFPGVAIPIDTVRVVRDANLISEVHYRPSIRTDLENQLDSLPKDHRALAIQLSKDINVRETTEFKQLDKAEKQAIVHASYRLIRFLHNKDERSKAVASRSFKLLKMIRKESDIKSVKPERPLRPDLGHDTTMYSVQLGESNEHAFADFTYRASYHDLIDNIPGYDNGMSLNMGEVVLRAVEDSLQLQKAEFIDITSLSVRNDFMTPMSWMANVGAERQWTEGDDKLVARVSGGAGVSYEPLKFDRVFFMLTGRLEYNQGLDNHFSVAPGVTAGYLRTWQNSKSIITVSHYEFIDDLSRTVYKFEHNWSLSKNHSLRLHAKRSDNNNVDYDEFGVSWRGFF from the coding sequence ATGCGCAACCCATTAATTATTTTGGCTTTTTTATCGTGCCTTATTTTTCAATCGCATGCTGAAGTAAAACAATCAAATACCCAGTTAACTGTTGAGCAACGTCAGCTTGCTTTTGATGATTATTGGTTAACCTTGCTTTACTATCAAAAAAGTGATTATACGGATTCGTACGAAAGCTTTGTTGACGATGACCGATTTTTCTTTGCCATAGGTGGAAAGTTTAATCCTGACGCTGAATTACAAGCTAATATAGATACCTTTATTGAAAAACCTGAATTTCAATGTACTTTCCCTGCTAGAAAAAAATGGCTGGATAAACATTTACCAAGTATTGCTGCGCATTTTCCACAGGTTGAATGTAAAAAATATAATGAATGGCGCAAAAAGCTTAATACTGAATCTGTCGTTCTAGTCTACGCCGCAAGTCAACTCAACAGTCCATCGTCAATGTACGGACATACGTTTATTCGCTTTGACCCGTATGATGTTGAAAAACACTCTACCTATTTATCACATGCAATAAACTTTGGTGCTACTGTACCCGAAAACGCCAGTAACTTTAGCTATGCATTAAGAGGCTTGGCTGGAGGGTATCCTGGCAGGTTTGCAACTAACCCTTATTTTGAAAAAATCAAAGAATACAATCGTGCTGAAAATCGAGACTTATGGGAGTACAAACTTAACTTAACTGCAGAAGAAGTCGATAGAATGCTCACCCATGTATGGGAATTACAAGGCATTAATTTTGATTATTATTTTTTTGATGAAAATTGTTCATTTAGGCTATTAGAGTTAATAGATGTTGCAAAGCCGGGCAGCAAGCTTGTTGATCAATTTCCCGGTGTCGCTATTCCAATTGATACAGTTAGAGTTGTAAGAGATGCTAATTTAATCAGCGAAGTGCATTATCGTCCATCGATTAGAACAGATTTAGAAAACCAATTAGATAGCTTACCTAAAGATCATAGGGCCTTAGCAATACAATTATCTAAAGATATTAATGTTAGAGAAACAACTGAATTTAAACAATTAGATAAAGCTGAGAAGCAGGCAATTGTTCACGCATCCTATCGGTTAATTCGTTTTTTACATAATAAAGATGAACGTTCAAAGGCAGTGGCGTCTCGTAGTTTTAAATTATTGAAAATGATCCGTAAAGAATCAGACATAAAGTCAGTAAAACCGGAGCGGCCTTTACGACCAGATTTAGGTCATGATACAACCATGTATTCAGTACAGTTAGGTGAAAGCAATGAACATGCCTTTGCTGACTTTACTTACCGGGCGAGTTATCACGACTTAATTGATAATATCCCAGGTTATGACAATGGTATGTCGTTGAATATGGGCGAGGTTGTATTAAGGGCAGTTGAAGATTCATTACAACTGCAAAAAGCTGAGTTTATTGATATAACATCTCTCTCGGTTAGAAATGATTTTATGACCCCCATGTCTTGGATGGCTAATGTTGGTGCTGAGCGTCAATGGACTGAAGGTGATGACAAATTAGTTGCAAGAGTTAGTGGTGGTGCAGGAGTCAGTTATGAACCGCTCAAATTCGATCGGGTATTCTTCATGCTTACTGGCCGGCTGGAATATAATCAAGGGTTGGATAATCATTTTTCTGTGGCGCCAGGCGTTACGGCAGGCTATCTAAGAACTTGGCAAAATAGTAAGTCTATAATTACCGTTTCCCACTATGAATTTATAGATGATCTAAGCAGAACTGTTTATAAGTTTGAGCATAACTGGTCATTATCTAAGAATCATTCGTTGCGACTGCATGCGAAGCGAAGCGATAATAACAATGTAGATTATGATGAATTTGGAGTGTCGTGGCGTGGTTTCTTCTAA
- a CDS encoding alpha/beta hydrolase gives MVSSKISKFILFAAAIFISGCQGLLFYPSKEMVRTPADVDLTYDDIYLESADGTKLNAWFLTVDEEVEVKGSVYFLHGNAQNISQHLASVYWLPKQGYQVFLLDYRGYGNSEGTPVLSDVLTDINAGFEFIVNHPKTQNKPLYLLGQSLGASMSGYLAGSQPQMRDKFSAVILDAAFTSYADASQSVASQSWITWLFQYPVAWSMPDNYDLIDVVDKISPTPLLIIHGKQDNIIPYQHSQTLLAKAKQPKALLSYNGGHIATFTDEGNQQLLVEFMQRYQKAKISNK, from the coding sequence GTGGTTTCTTCTAAGATTTCAAAGTTTATACTATTTGCGGCGGCCATATTTATATCCGGTTGCCAAGGCTTGTTGTTTTATCCAAGCAAAGAAATGGTACGAACACCAGCAGATGTTGACTTAACTTATGATGATATCTATCTAGAATCAGCAGACGGCACAAAGTTAAACGCTTGGTTTTTAACTGTAGACGAAGAGGTAGAAGTAAAAGGCAGTGTGTACTTTTTGCATGGCAATGCGCAAAATATATCGCAGCATTTAGCATCCGTTTATTGGTTGCCAAAGCAAGGCTACCAGGTGTTTTTACTCGACTATAGAGGCTATGGTAACTCTGAAGGGACACCAGTACTTAGCGACGTGCTAACCGATATAAATGCCGGCTTTGAATTTATCGTCAACCACCCCAAAACACAAAATAAGCCCCTGTACTTATTAGGTCAGAGTTTAGGTGCATCTATGTCGGGGTATTTAGCCGGTAGTCAACCACAAATGCGAGACAAATTTAGTGCTGTCATATTAGATGCTGCGTTTACTTCTTATGCAGATGCAAGCCAATCCGTTGCCAGCCAAAGTTGGATAACCTGGTTGTTTCAATATCCGGTAGCCTGGTCGATGCCTGACAATTACGACTTAATAGATGTTGTTGATAAAATATCACCAACGCCGTTATTAATTATCCATGGTAAGCAAGATAATATTATTCCTTACCAACACTCACAAACCTTGCTTGCTAAAGCAAAGCAACCTAAAGCACTGCTAAGTTATAACGGCGGTCATATTGCTACATTTACAGATGAAGGCAATCAACAACTTCTAGTTGAATTCATGCAACGTTATCAAAAAGCAAAAATATCTAACAAATAA
- the rimP gene encoding ribosome maturation factor RimP has product MSNFEQKLTEMLRPAVDMTGLELLGLEFISAGNNSVLRLYIDHENGIDVDNCAEVSRQVSAILDVEDPISSEYNLEVSSPGVDRPLFTKAHYEQVIGETVEVKLGMPLNGRRKFKGILEAIEGDNLIVVVDGQDYELPVSNIDKGNLIAKF; this is encoded by the coding sequence TTGAGTAATTTTGAACAAAAATTAACTGAGATGTTACGTCCAGCTGTCGATATGACAGGTTTGGAGTTATTAGGATTAGAATTTATTAGTGCTGGTAATAATTCAGTTTTACGTTTGTATATCGATCATGAAAACGGTATCGATGTTGATAACTGCGCCGAGGTTTCACGCCAGGTGAGCGCAATTCTTGATGTTGAAGACCCAATAAGTAGCGAATATAACCTTGAGGTTTCATCTCCAGGTGTTGACCGCCCATTATTTACTAAGGCTCATTATGAGCAAGTAATTGGGGAAACGGTAGAAGTTAAACTAGGCATGCCATTAAATGGTCGTCGTAAGTTTAAAGGAATATTAGAAGCCATTGAAGGTGACAATTTAATTGTTGTTGTTGATGGTCAAGATTATGAGTTACCTGTGTCAAATATTGACAAAGGCAACCTAATTGCAAAATTTTAA
- the nusA gene encoding transcription termination factor NusA, with the protein MSKEILLVVDAVSNEKALSRESIFEAMETALETATKKKYEGEILVRVEIDRESGEFDTFRRWEVIADDAEMENPYAQIGLAAAQFDDETLELGGFVEDQIESVKFDRITTQTAKQVIVQKIREAERAKVIAEYEDQVGEIITGVVKKASRESVILDLGNNAEAVIFRDEMLPREVFRPGDRVRGLLFEIKPEARGAQLFVSRANPEMLIELFRVEVPEIGEEMLEIKGAARDPGSRAKIAVKSNDRRIDPVGACVGMRGSRVQAVSGELGGERVDIVLYDDNPAQFVINAMAPAEVASIIVDEDNNTMDIAVEEGNLAMAIGKSGQNIRLASQLTGWELNVMTVEDMKAKHEAENDKVLNLFTEKLDLDEDFATMLVDEGFTSLEEIAYVPVSELLEIDGLDEDIVEELRERAKAAITTAALASEESLEDAEPAADLLALEGMEKHLAFVLASRGVITLEDLAEQGVDEIADIEELDEAKAGELIMAARNICWFNEE; encoded by the coding sequence ATGAGTAAGGAAATATTGCTGGTTGTTGATGCTGTTTCAAATGAAAAGGCATTATCCCGTGAAAGCATTTTTGAGGCGATGGAAACTGCCCTAGAAACTGCAACCAAGAAAAAATATGAAGGCGAAATTTTAGTTCGCGTTGAAATTGATCGTGAAAGTGGAGAGTTTGATACTTTCCGTCGTTGGGAAGTTATTGCTGATGATGCAGAAATGGAAAATCCATATGCACAAATCGGTTTAGCAGCAGCACAGTTTGATGATGAAACTCTAGAACTTGGTGGTTTTGTTGAAGACCAAATTGAGTCAGTTAAATTTGACCGTATTACTACACAAACTGCCAAGCAAGTAATTGTACAAAAAATTAGAGAAGCTGAACGCGCTAAAGTAATTGCTGAGTATGAAGACCAAGTTGGTGAAATCATCACTGGTGTAGTAAAAAAAGCCAGTCGTGAAAGTGTAATTTTAGATTTAGGTAACAATGCTGAAGCTGTTATCTTCCGCGATGAAATGCTTCCTCGTGAAGTGTTCCGTCCAGGTGACCGTGTTCGTGGCTTGTTATTTGAAATAAAACCAGAAGCACGCGGAGCACAATTATTTGTTAGTCGTGCTAACCCTGAAATGCTAATTGAATTATTCCGCGTTGAAGTACCAGAAATTGGTGAAGAAATGTTGGAAATTAAAGGCGCAGCTCGTGACCCAGGTTCACGTGCTAAAATCGCTGTTAAATCTAACGATCGTCGTATAGACCCTGTTGGAGCTTGTGTTGGTATGCGCGGTTCACGTGTACAAGCTGTTTCAGGCGAGTTAGGTGGTGAGCGTGTTGATATCGTTTTATATGACGATAACCCGGCTCAATTTGTTATCAACGCTATGGCTCCGGCTGAAGTTGCATCAATTATTGTTGATGAAGATAACAATACTATGGATATCGCTGTAGAAGAGGGCAACCTTGCTATGGCAATTGGTAAAAGTGGTCAAAACATCCGTTTAGCTAGCCAGTTAACTGGTTGGGAACTTAATGTTATGACTGTTGAAGACATGAAAGCTAAACATGAAGCTGAAAATGACAAGGTTCTAAACTTATTCACTGAAAAGTTAGACTTGGATGAAGACTTCGCTACGATGTTAGTTGACGAAGGTTTCACTTCTTTAGAAGAGATTGCTTACGTTCCAGTGTCTGAATTATTAGAAATTGATGGCCTTGATGAAGATATCGTTGAAGAGTTACGTGAGCGCGCTAAAGCTGCGATAACGACTGCTGCACTAGCTTCTGAAGAATCATTAGAAGACGCTGAACCTGCTGCTGACTTATTAGCTCTTGAAGGTATGGAAAAACACTTAGCATTTGTTTTAGCTAGTCGCGGTGTTATTACCCTTGAAGATTTAGCTGAGCAGGGCGTTGACGAGATTGCCGACATTGAAGAGCTTGATGAAGCTAAAGCTGGCGAATTAATTATGGCTGCACGTAACATATGCTGGTTTAACGAAGAATAA
- the infB gene encoding translation initiation factor IF-2 → MTDVTIKQLASEIGTDEDRLVSQLADAGIKKSAGDNVTDQEKETLLEHLKKQHGDNSDAQPTRMTLNRKTKSTLSIGSGSKAKQVQVEVRKKRTYVKASDVELKAQAEAEAKAAAEAAEQAKAEAEAAAKAAAEAKAKLDAENKAKAAAKAEADAIAKEKAKAAKAAEPAPTPKVENEEEKKIRLAQERELAAKAEEEAAKSAEAAKKLAEENEARWKEQEAERKKKEKEVVHVTSSVYAQEAEDKVDQQDESGGRRRKKKKGGQKDARGARGKGGRKGKMSLNAPTSLQHGFTKPAKDVVKEVRLGETISVAELADKMAIKGAEVVKVMFKMGAMATINQVIDQETASLVVEEMGHNVVLVNENALEDAVLEDRGPVGDAITRAPVVTIMGHVDHGKTSLLDYIRKAKVASGEAGGITQHIGAYHVETGHGMITFLDTPGHAAFTAMRSRGAKATDIVIIVVAADDGVMPQTVEAIQHAKASDAPIIIAINKMDKEATDVERVRSELSQHDVLSEEWGGDVQFCPVSAKTGLGIDELLDAVLLQAEVLELTAVVDKMAGGVVVESKLDKGRGPVATVLVQEGTLKQGDIVLCGLEYGRVRAMRDENGKTITEAGPSIPVEILGLSGVPQSGDEATVVKDEKKAREVALFRQGKFRDVKLARQQKAKLENMFANMEEGDISEVNVVLKSDVQGSLEAISDSLVKLSTDEVKVKIVGSGVGGITETDASLAAASNAIVVGFNVRADASARKVIESENLDLRYYSVIYALIDEVKSAMSGMLAPEFKQEIIGLAEVRDVFKSPKIGAIAGCMVTEGIIKRSAPIRVLRENVVIYEGELESLRRFKDDVQEVRNGTECGIGVKNYNDVRVGDQIEVFETVEIQRTL, encoded by the coding sequence ATGACAGATGTAACAATAAAACAACTTGCTAGTGAAATTGGCACAGACGAAGACCGTCTTGTAAGCCAATTAGCAGATGCCGGTATTAAAAAATCAGCTGGTGATAACGTAACGGATCAAGAAAAAGAAACGTTACTTGAACACTTGAAAAAGCAACATGGTGATAATTCAGACGCACAACCTACGCGTATGACATTAAACCGTAAAACTAAATCGACGCTTTCAATTGGCTCAGGCTCTAAAGCTAAGCAAGTACAAGTTGAAGTTCGAAAAAAGCGTACATACGTAAAAGCGAGCGATGTAGAGCTTAAAGCACAAGCAGAAGCCGAAGCAAAAGCTGCAGCAGAAGCCGCAGAACAAGCCAAAGCAGAAGCAGAAGCTGCAGCCAAGGCTGCTGCCGAAGCAAAAGCGAAGCTAGATGCAGAGAATAAAGCGAAAGCTGCTGCAAAAGCTGAAGCTGATGCAATTGCGAAAGAAAAAGCGAAAGCGGCTAAAGCTGCTGAGCCTGCACCTACGCCTAAAGTTGAAAACGAAGAAGAAAAGAAAATTCGTTTAGCACAAGAGCGTGAGTTAGCAGCCAAAGCTGAAGAAGAAGCAGCTAAATCTGCTGAAGCGGCTAAAAAACTTGCTGAAGAAAACGAAGCTCGTTGGAAAGAACAAGAAGCAGAGCGTAAAAAGAAAGAAAAAGAAGTTGTTCATGTAACATCATCTGTTTACGCTCAAGAAGCTGAAGATAAAGTTGACCAACAAGATGAATCTGGCGGCCGTCGTCGTAAGAAGAAAAAAGGTGGTCAAAAAGATGCTCGTGGAGCACGTGGTAAAGGTGGCAGAAAAGGCAAAATGTCTTTAAATGCTCCAACGTCTCTTCAGCATGGATTTACTAAACCAGCCAAAGATGTAGTTAAAGAAGTACGTTTAGGCGAAACTATCTCAGTTGCAGAACTTGCTGATAAAATGGCAATTAAAGGCGCTGAAGTAGTTAAAGTTATGTTCAAAATGGGTGCTATGGCAACCATTAACCAAGTAATTGACCAAGAAACTGCATCGTTAGTTGTAGAAGAAATGGGCCATAACGTTGTACTAGTAAATGAAAATGCATTAGAAGACGCGGTACTTGAAGATAGAGGACCAGTTGGTGATGCAATCACTCGTGCTCCTGTTGTTACAATTATGGGTCACGTAGATCACGGTAAAACATCATTACTAGATTATATCCGTAAAGCAAAAGTAGCATCTGGCGAAGCGGGTGGTATTACTCAGCATATTGGTGCTTATCACGTAGAAACTGGTCACGGTATGATCACTTTCTTAGATACTCCAGGTCACGCCGCGTTTACAGCAATGCGTTCACGTGGTGCTAAAGCTACTGATATCGTAATTATTGTTGTTGCTGCCGATGATGGTGTAATGCCACAAACAGTTGAAGCGATTCAGCATGCGAAAGCATCAGATGCGCCGATTATTATTGCAATAAACAAAATGGATAAAGAAGCGACTGATGTTGAACGTGTTCGTAGTGAACTTTCTCAACATGACGTACTTTCTGAAGAGTGGGGCGGTGACGTTCAATTCTGTCCTGTATCTGCAAAAACTGGCCTTGGTATCGATGAACTACTTGATGCTGTATTACTACAAGCTGAAGTATTAGAGCTAACAGCTGTAGTAGATAAAATGGCTGGTGGTGTTGTTGTTGAATCTAAACTTGATAAAGGTCGTGGCCCAGTTGCTACTGTTCTTGTTCAAGAAGGTACATTGAAACAAGGTGATATCGTACTTTGTGGTTTAGAGTACGGTCGTGTTCGTGCAATGCGTGATGAAAACGGTAAGACTATCACTGAAGCTGGTCCTTCAATTCCAGTGGAAATCTTAGGTTTAAGTGGCGTGCCACAATCTGGTGATGAAGCAACAGTTGTTAAAGATGAGAAAAAAGCTCGTGAAGTTGCATTGTTCCGTCAAGGTAAATTCCGCGATGTTAAACTTGCTCGTCAACAAAAAGCTAAGCTTGAAAACATGTTTGCTAACATGGAAGAAGGCGATATCTCTGAAGTTAACGTAGTTCTTAAATCAGACGTACAAGGTTCACTTGAAGCGATTTCTGATTCATTAGTTAAGTTATCTACTGATGAAGTTAAAGTTAAAATCGTTGGCTCTGGTGTTGGTGGTATTACTGAAACTGATGCATCACTTGCAGCTGCATCTAACGCAATCGTAGTTGGTTTTAACGTTCGTGCCGATGCATCTGCACGTAAAGTTATCGAGTCTGAAAACTTAGACTTACGTTACTACAGCGTTATCTACGCATTGATTGATGAAGTTAAATCGGCAATGAGCGGTATGCTTGCGCCTGAATTCAAACAAGAAATCATTGGTCTTGCAGAAGTACGTGACGTATTCAAGTCACCAAAAATTGGCGCTATCGCTGGTTGTATGGTTACTGAAGGTATCATTAAACGTAGCGCGCCAATCCGTGTATTACGTGAAAATGTAGTAATTTACGAAGGTGAGTTAGAGTCATTACGTCGCTTTAAAGATGACGTACAGGAAGTTCGTAACGGTACAGAGTGTGGTATCGGTGTTAAGAACTATAACGATGTTCGAGTTGGTGACCAAATCGAAGTATTCGAAACGGTTGAAATTCAACGTACCCTGTAA